The Polyangiaceae bacterium genome includes a region encoding these proteins:
- a CDS encoding NAD-dependent epimerase/dehydratase family protein, giving the protein MRVLVTGGAGFIGSHITDALLERGHEVAVVDDLSSGKRAQVPAAARFHQQDIRDAAAVRRVCDEFRPEVVCHQAAQVSVAVSVREPVLDAATNVIGTLNVLEAARAAGVERVVFASTGGAIYGEVPEPERAAPTRVPHAISPYAAAKLSVEAYLEVYRCQFQLDYRILRYANVYGPRQDPHGEAGVVAIFAARLLAAKPLSVFARTAAGDPGCVRDYVYVGDVVRANVAAIEGDVLESITNVATGVGTTTLEIANGLASALGVTPQIEYGPQRPGDLERSVLEPAPWMGALVGLTEGLGETARWFAAQGRAGA; this is encoded by the coding sequence ATGAGAGTCTTGGTCACCGGCGGAGCGGGTTTCATCGGCAGCCACATCACGGACGCCCTGCTCGAGCGGGGCCACGAGGTCGCGGTCGTAGACGACCTGTCGAGCGGCAAGCGGGCTCAGGTGCCGGCGGCCGCGCGCTTCCACCAGCAGGACATTCGGGACGCCGCCGCCGTCCGCAGGGTGTGCGACGAATTCCGGCCCGAGGTGGTCTGCCACCAGGCGGCCCAGGTCAGCGTCGCCGTCAGCGTGCGCGAGCCCGTGCTCGACGCCGCGACCAACGTGATCGGAACGCTGAATGTCCTCGAGGCGGCGCGGGCCGCGGGTGTCGAGCGCGTGGTCTTCGCCTCGACCGGGGGCGCGATCTACGGCGAGGTGCCCGAGCCCGAGCGGGCGGCCCCGACGCGCGTCCCCCACGCGATCAGCCCCTACGCCGCCGCGAAGCTCTCGGTCGAGGCGTACCTCGAGGTGTACCGCTGCCAGTTCCAGCTCGACTACCGCATCTTGCGCTACGCCAACGTGTACGGCCCGCGCCAGGACCCGCACGGCGAGGCAGGCGTCGTGGCCATCTTCGCGGCCCGCTTGCTCGCGGCGAAGCCGCTGAGCGTCTTCGCCCGAACGGCGGCAGGAGATCCCGGCTGCGTGCGCGACTACGTGTACGTCGGGGACGTGGTGCGCGCCAACGTCGCGGCGATCGAAGGCGACGTGTTGGAGAGCATCACCAACGTCGCCACCGGAGTCGGCACCACCACGCTCGAGATCGCAAACGGGCTCGCCAGCGCCCTCGGTGTGACCCCGCAGATCGAATACGGCCCCCAGCGCCCCGGGGACCTAGAGCGCTCCGTGCTGGAGCCCGCCCCGTGGATGGGCGCGCTGGTCGGGCTGACGGAGGGTCTCGGCGAGACGGCGAGGTGGTTCGCTGCCCAGGGCCGAGCAGGCGCATGA
- a CDS encoding PLDc N-terminal domain-containing protein: MPSWLTAHWPTLATAVAFVVSVAASGHVILRKRDSRAAVLWVGLIWLVPGLGAFLYWALGINRIRRRAALLMRGKKPALELNGQPGAAPADEHLAGLARATDRIVRHELTAGNRFEPLENGDAAYPAMLAAIESAERSIALATYIFDDDRAGERFASALARAVKRGVQVRVLIDAVGARYSWPSIVGRLRKAAVPVATFLPGWSPLGASFTNLRNHRKILVVDGQRAFTGGMNIRAGHVLGEAPESPVRDLQFRVDGPVVAQLMGCFAEDWAFCTAEVLSGGTWFPPLEPAGTTLARAVPDGPDEDFEVLRQVLLVALASARRSVRVVTPYFVPDTSLIDGLVVAALRGVTVDIVLPEHGNIRLAEWASMALLWQVLQGGCSVHLSPAPFDHTKLFVVDEAWVLLGSANWDARSLRLNFELNVECYDPALAAEVAKLVDTRIAAARRVTLADMDGRGFPIKVRDGVAKLLSPYL, encoded by the coding sequence ATGCCGAGCTGGCTCACCGCGCACTGGCCCACGCTCGCGACGGCCGTCGCGTTCGTCGTCTCGGTCGCCGCGTCCGGCCACGTCATCCTGAGGAAGCGCGACTCCCGAGCCGCGGTGCTCTGGGTCGGCCTGATCTGGCTCGTGCCCGGGCTCGGCGCGTTCCTGTACTGGGCGCTCGGCATCAACCGCATCCGGCGGCGGGCGGCGCTGCTCATGCGGGGCAAGAAGCCCGCGCTCGAGCTCAACGGCCAGCCAGGGGCAGCACCCGCGGACGAGCACCTGGCCGGGCTCGCCCGCGCCACCGATCGCATCGTGCGGCACGAGCTCACGGCCGGCAATCGCTTCGAACCCTTGGAGAACGGAGACGCGGCCTACCCGGCCATGCTCGCCGCCATCGAGTCGGCCGAGCGGTCCATCGCGCTCGCCACCTACATCTTCGACGACGACCGCGCCGGGGAGCGCTTCGCCAGCGCGCTCGCTCGAGCGGTGAAGCGTGGCGTCCAGGTCCGGGTGCTGATCGACGCGGTCGGCGCGCGCTACTCCTGGCCATCCATCGTCGGACGCTTGAGGAAGGCCGCCGTCCCCGTCGCCACCTTCCTGCCCGGCTGGTCCCCGCTCGGAGCGAGCTTCACGAACCTGCGCAACCACCGCAAGATCTTGGTGGTGGACGGCCAGCGCGCGTTCACCGGCGGGATGAACATCCGCGCGGGGCACGTGCTCGGCGAAGCTCCCGAGAGTCCCGTCCGCGACCTCCAGTTCCGGGTCGATGGTCCCGTGGTGGCTCAGCTGATGGGGTGTTTCGCCGAGGACTGGGCGTTCTGCACGGCGGAGGTCCTGTCCGGTGGCACCTGGTTTCCGCCGCTCGAGCCCGCCGGGACGACGCTGGCGCGCGCGGTGCCCGACGGTCCCGACGAAGACTTCGAGGTGCTGCGCCAGGTGCTCCTGGTCGCGTTGGCCAGCGCCCGGCGGAGCGTGCGGGTGGTGACTCCCTATTTCGTGCCAGACACCTCGCTCATCGACGGCCTGGTGGTCGCGGCGCTGCGTGGCGTGACGGTGGACATCGTGCTCCCCGAGCACGGCAACATCCGGCTGGCAGAGTGGGCATCGATGGCGCTGCTCTGGCAGGTCTTGCAGGGCGGCTGCTCGGTACACCTGTCCCCGGCGCCCTTCGACCACACCAAGCTCTTCGTGGTGGACGAGGCCTGGGTGCTGCTCGGCTCCGCGAACTGGGACGCCCGCAGCCTGCGCCTGAATTTCGAGCTGAACGTCGAGTGCTACGACCCGGCCCTGGCGGCGGAGGTCGCGAAGCTCGTGGACACCCGGATCGCGGCCGCCCGGCGCGTCACGCTGGCCGACATGGACGGGCGCGGGTTCCCGATCAAGGTCCGCGACGGCGTGGCCAAGTTGCTTTCGCCTTATCTCTGA
- a CDS encoding translocation/assembly module TamB domain-containing protein, with the protein MTSNAPPKRPRRRLLARLGRALAVVLAGLVVLVLALIGYLHSQSGQELLRERVEARLAERVNGSVRIGRLGLRLFGSIELHGVVLADASGKPVIELDALSVTPSWRELSSGHIVIQRVALSGVRVGMTQDADGLSNLKRLFKPSPPSPPDPSPKRRRIEVRELALSGLAFSLTKADGSVLAVTDLGLDARLDATPLDKSVTLSVSRLGLGLTRSAPNGPKLALSELETKLEVALIEGKGKVLLGPVSAKLSLERPNVPAFATPLALSALELDVRPGGLGAALKKLEAGLALLESLELDGAKDERGLSGPQRGLVAGLALDAKRLNALLGKELLASDVKVGVALAGLPAALALEASVATDGGKLALTGKLDASKLERPGYDLTLVGTSIATKKLLLDSKAPDVEVEKLTLGLRGSGAKRDEIEADVSLDVGPLRVGKIRIDDVTLRGKLDRGVVRIRELVIHALDQTVKASGTFALAEKSLDLEVELSGDVGVALAAARRAGVAVKSNLPGGAVALGKGEFTLRVKGKLDEGLTVSLPAAKLRVAGGSVTLDGDVTLTRGEPDAEGKRPLGLDTLNTDVQLRSVRLSSLAALRGKKLPGLDGTVSGEISLQGTKQAPKADVDLTIRARRSDTREAPEVVVRVRAKGGKRELDATIDIVKRDRGSDDTIAKLDARLPITLSGRRGLDAGRPMAVKLDLPRRTLGDLLALLPPEIAAKVKAPRDTELEAHASLGGTTSAPSGQVKLDVSTKLPLSEARQRMSLDATLAGNHASASVRAFLDERAPPALTLDADARFAGSPLLPRGVSEVEWKLAGRLARQELGALPLPEDRKQGLSGTASLAFALRGTRQDAGGRVELQLSGVKKGETGPIDAELALGLEPERTKLALDVKAAGLHALRTRGAVGLGGRDLFRTLREKKAGDSSLDVNVELPKHRLAEWAALRPKLERFLGAVGGAIRLGGTLKEPTAKGEIALDEFTTASGEPGRAALSLDAGPSQVLLGIALGPSADKDPLALRVSASRPELVEFLRKKEGEATVAVRVEARAERQPLGSLVPKLTRDFPETGAQGTLDWNMTGDVALASRDGARRLADATLLGELSLSKGSVPIPKSQRRYRDVELRISATREALRIDELELHESDREKPDRRIAISGRLPWSKLRPERIELAIDAKDFLLFGSDTLGMPDAPRGALTAKIDVSGDLSGPRRRVDATVHALDLVMPDRLDKAHWPEKPHLGDVLYLGEAGVKRGKLPVPERPAPAPPPAAAPAPDSPGATGTDLFVHISKPIKVQKMPFELVAKGELAVRLRPGKKPAVSGELAVLDGYMSLGGRNHGIDRRHKSRIYFDAAHPSGELDLWVRRAPHPVVLQDVSLVSSGGDDVRLHLTGPISKPFSTVTGVGNADLWDLLPAHNAGRVKFTSQPDLPATQAVQVPREYDVVLLSYIAANLPHNLFLSRVNAWADPHDDRAAYGRVKHLEADRYSKSGKTRVRAAARPPTLGQSSAELELGQLWVNTPHTKAGAALVAGSRLGGGPALFLEWASED; encoded by the coding sequence GTGACGAGCAACGCTCCGCCCAAGCGGCCTCGGCGCCGCCTGCTCGCGCGCCTCGGACGGGCGCTCGCCGTCGTGCTGGCTGGCCTCGTCGTTCTGGTGCTCGCGCTGATTGGCTACCTGCACAGCCAGAGCGGCCAGGAGCTCCTGCGCGAGCGCGTCGAGGCCCGGCTCGCCGAGCGCGTGAACGGCAGCGTCCGGATCGGCCGCTTGGGGCTGCGCTTGTTCGGCAGCATCGAGCTTCACGGCGTGGTGCTCGCGGACGCGAGCGGCAAACCCGTGATCGAGCTCGACGCCCTGAGCGTCACACCGTCGTGGCGCGAGCTGTCCAGCGGCCACATCGTGATCCAGCGCGTCGCGCTCTCCGGTGTGCGCGTGGGCATGACCCAAGACGCGGACGGGCTCTCGAACCTGAAGCGTCTGTTCAAGCCGAGCCCGCCGAGCCCGCCGGATCCGAGCCCCAAGCGGCGGCGCATCGAGGTGCGCGAGCTCGCTCTGTCCGGGCTCGCGTTCTCGCTGACCAAGGCCGACGGCAGCGTGCTGGCGGTGACGGATCTGGGGCTCGACGCGCGCCTCGACGCGACGCCCTTGGACAAGAGCGTGACCCTGTCGGTGTCGCGCCTCGGCCTCGGGCTCACGCGCTCCGCGCCGAACGGCCCGAAGCTCGCCCTGTCCGAGCTCGAGACCAAGCTCGAGGTCGCGCTGATCGAGGGCAAGGGCAAGGTCCTGCTCGGCCCCGTCTCCGCCAAGCTCTCGCTGGAACGGCCCAACGTGCCCGCGTTCGCCACGCCGCTCGCGCTCTCGGCCCTCGAGCTCGACGTGAGGCCGGGTGGGCTCGGCGCCGCGTTGAAGAAGTTGGAGGCGGGCCTGGCTCTGCTCGAGAGCCTCGAGCTCGACGGCGCCAAGGACGAGCGCGGGCTCTCGGGACCTCAGCGGGGGCTCGTCGCGGGTCTCGCGCTCGACGCGAAGCGGCTCAACGCGCTGCTCGGCAAGGAGCTGCTCGCGAGCGACGTGAAGGTGGGCGTGGCGCTCGCCGGCCTGCCCGCGGCCCTGGCCTTGGAGGCGTCGGTCGCGACCGACGGCGGCAAGCTCGCGCTGACGGGCAAGCTGGACGCCTCGAAGCTCGAGCGCCCCGGCTACGACTTGACCCTGGTCGGCACCAGCATCGCCACCAAGAAGCTCCTGCTCGATTCGAAAGCGCCGGACGTCGAGGTCGAGAAGCTGACGTTGGGCCTCCGAGGCAGCGGCGCGAAGCGCGACGAGATCGAGGCGGACGTGAGCCTCGACGTCGGGCCGCTGAGAGTCGGCAAGATCCGCATCGACGACGTCACCCTGCGCGGCAAGCTCGACCGGGGTGTGGTGCGCATCCGCGAGCTCGTGATCCACGCGCTCGATCAGACCGTGAAGGCGAGCGGCACCTTCGCGCTCGCGGAAAAGTCGCTGGACCTCGAGGTCGAGCTCTCCGGCGACGTCGGCGTGGCGCTCGCCGCCGCGCGCCGCGCCGGAGTGGCGGTGAAGTCCAACCTGCCAGGCGGCGCCGTCGCGCTGGGCAAGGGCGAGTTCACGCTGCGCGTGAAGGGCAAACTGGACGAAGGGCTCACGGTGAGCCTACCGGCCGCGAAGCTGCGCGTCGCCGGCGGCAGCGTGACGCTCGACGGCGACGTGACGCTGACCCGCGGCGAGCCCGACGCCGAGGGCAAGCGCCCGCTGGGCCTCGACACGCTGAACACCGACGTCCAGCTCAGGAGCGTGCGCCTGTCGTCGCTGGCGGCGCTCCGCGGCAAGAAGCTGCCCGGCCTCGACGGTACGGTGAGCGGGGAGATCAGCCTGCAAGGCACCAAGCAAGCCCCAAAGGCCGACGTCGATCTCACCATCCGCGCCCGGCGCAGCGACACCCGCGAGGCCCCGGAGGTCGTGGTCCGGGTGCGCGCGAAGGGCGGCAAGCGCGAGCTCGACGCCACGATTGACATCGTGAAGCGCGACCGCGGCAGCGACGACACCATCGCCAAGCTCGACGCTCGGCTGCCCATCACGCTCTCGGGCCGGCGCGGGCTCGACGCGGGGCGGCCCATGGCCGTGAAGCTCGACCTGCCGCGCCGGACGCTGGGCGATCTGCTCGCGCTCTTGCCGCCGGAGATCGCCGCCAAGGTCAAGGCGCCGCGGGACACCGAGCTCGAGGCCCACGCGAGCCTCGGCGGCACCACCAGCGCGCCGAGCGGACAGGTGAAGCTCGATGTGTCCACGAAGCTCCCGCTCTCCGAGGCGCGCCAGCGCATGAGCTTGGACGCCACGCTCGCGGGGAACCACGCCAGCGCGAGCGTGCGCGCCTTCCTCGACGAGCGGGCGCCGCCGGCGCTGACGCTCGACGCCGACGCGCGCTTCGCAGGCTCTCCCCTCCTGCCGCGCGGCGTGAGCGAGGTCGAGTGGAAGCTCGCTGGCCGACTCGCTCGGCAGGAGCTCGGCGCGCTGCCGCTTCCCGAAGACCGCAAGCAGGGCCTCTCGGGCACCGCGTCCTTGGCCTTCGCTCTCCGCGGAACGCGCCAGGACGCCGGCGGGCGCGTCGAGCTCCAGCTGAGCGGCGTGAAGAAGGGGGAGACCGGACCCATCGACGCCGAGCTCGCGCTGGGTCTCGAGCCCGAGCGCACGAAGCTCGCCCTGGACGTGAAGGCCGCGGGGCTCCACGCCTTGCGCACGCGCGGCGCCGTGGGGCTCGGCGGCAGAGACCTGTTCCGGACACTGCGCGAGAAGAAGGCCGGTGACTCCAGCCTGGACGTAAACGTCGAGCTGCCCAAGCACCGGTTGGCCGAGTGGGCCGCGCTGCGCCCGAAGCTCGAGCGCTTCCTGGGCGCGGTGGGCGGCGCGATCCGCCTGGGCGGGACGCTGAAGGAGCCGACGGCCAAGGGGGAGATCGCGCTCGACGAGTTCACCACCGCCTCCGGCGAGCCGGGGCGCGCGGCCCTGAGCCTCGACGCCGGGCCGAGTCAGGTCTTGCTCGGCATCGCGCTGGGGCCGAGCGCCGACAAGGACCCGCTGGCGCTCCGGGTGAGCGCGAGTCGTCCCGAGCTCGTGGAGTTCCTGCGCAAGAAGGAGGGCGAAGCCACCGTCGCCGTGCGAGTCGAGGCGCGCGCCGAGCGGCAGCCCTTGGGCTCGCTGGTGCCGAAGCTCACCCGCGACTTCCCCGAGACGGGAGCGCAAGGAACCCTCGACTGGAACATGACCGGAGACGTCGCGCTCGCGTCCAGGGACGGCGCGCGCCGGCTCGCCGACGCAACCCTGCTCGGCGAGCTCTCGCTCTCCAAGGGCAGCGTCCCGATCCCCAAAAGTCAGCGCCGCTACCGAGACGTCGAGCTCCGCATCTCCGCCACCCGCGAGGCCCTCCGCATCGACGAGCTCGAGCTCCACGAGTCCGATCGCGAAAAGCCCGATCGGCGCATCGCCATCTCCGGCCGCCTGCCCTGGAGCAAGCTCCGCCCCGAGCGCATCGAGCTCGCCATCGACGCCAAGGACTTCCTGCTGTTCGGCTCCGACACGCTGGGAATGCCCGACGCGCCGCGCGGCGCGCTCACCGCGAAGATCGACGTCAGCGGCGACCTGTCTGGGCCGCGGCGGCGCGTGGACGCGACGGTGCACGCGCTCGACCTCGTGATGCCAGATCGCCTCGACAAGGCACACTGGCCGGAGAAGCCGCACCTGGGCGACGTGCTGTATCTGGGCGAAGCGGGCGTGAAGCGCGGAAAGCTGCCGGTGCCCGAGCGCCCCGCCCCTGCCCCGCCGCCGGCAGCAGCGCCCGCCCCCGACTCCCCGGGCGCCACCGGCACCGATCTCTTCGTCCACATCTCGAAGCCGATCAAGGTCCAGAAGATGCCCTTCGAGCTCGTGGCGAAGGGCGAGCTCGCGGTAAGGCTGCGCCCGGGCAAGAAGCCCGCGGTGAGCGGCGAGCTGGCGGTGCTCGACGGCTACATGTCCCTGGGCGGCAGGAACCACGGCATCGACCGGCGCCACAAGAGCCGCATCTACTTCGACGCCGCGCACCCGAGCGGCGAGCTCGATCTCTGGGTGCGGCGCGCGCCCCACCCCGTCGTCTTGCAGGACGTGTCGCTGGTGTCGAGCGGCGGCGACGACGTGCGACTGCACCTCACCGGGCCGATCTCGAAGCCCTTCTCCACGGTGACCGGCGTCGGCAACGCCGACCTCTGGGACCTCTTGCCGGCGCACAACGCCGGTCGCGTGAAGTTCACCTCGCAGCCCGACCTGCCGGCGACGCAGGCCGTGCAGGTTCCCCGCGAGTACGACGTGGTGCTGCTCTCGTACATCGCGGCGAACCTCCCCCACAACTTGTTCCTGAGCCGCGTCAACGCCTGGGCCGATCCGCACGACGACCGCGCCGCCTACGGACGCGTGAAGCACCTGGAGGCCGATCGCTACTCGAAGAGCGGCAAGACCCGCGTGCGCGCCGCGGCGCGACCGCCGACGCTGGGACAGAGCAGCGCCGAGCTCGAGCTGGGGCAGCTCTGGGTAAACACGCCCCACACCAAGGCCGGCGCGGCGCTGGTGGCGGGCAGCCGGCTGGGCGGCGGTCCCGCCCTCTTCCTGGAATGGGCGAGCGAGGACTGA
- a CDS encoding glycerophosphodiester phosphodiesterase — protein sequence MRSALPALLSLVLFACGEDEGASKAASCDHRFLCEAPLSFAHRGGGKLRPEETLPAYENAAAVGAHVLEADVHTSADGEVVCMHDATVDRTTNGSGAIHEKTLAELKQLDAGYHFSPDGGASFPWRNKGVTIPTLGEVLDAHPDAWWTIELKQLSPSIVDPVIALLDQKGATTRTVLVSFSDDVVQEIREKRPDILTGMGVGEMLALNALSDETEQDYEPPTRIVQPPASAVNAELMARAERLGLRIHVWTVNDRPEMEALLDIGVHGIMTDDPALLGQVLSER from the coding sequence GTGCGCTCGGCTCTGCCTGCATTGCTCTCGCTCGTGCTCTTTGCTTGCGGTGAGGACGAAGGCGCCAGCAAAGCGGCCAGCTGCGACCACCGCTTCTTGTGCGAGGCGCCGCTGTCCTTCGCCCACCGCGGCGGCGGCAAGCTGCGACCGGAGGAGACGCTGCCGGCCTACGAGAACGCGGCGGCCGTCGGCGCCCACGTGCTCGAGGCCGACGTCCACACCAGCGCCGACGGCGAGGTCGTGTGTATGCACGACGCCACCGTGGACCGCACGACGAACGGCAGCGGCGCCATCCACGAAAAGACCCTGGCCGAGCTGAAGCAGCTCGACGCCGGCTACCATTTCTCGCCCGACGGCGGCGCGAGCTTTCCCTGGCGGAACAAGGGCGTCACGATCCCGACCCTGGGCGAGGTGCTCGACGCACACCCGGACGCCTGGTGGACCATCGAGCTGAAGCAGCTCAGCCCCAGCATCGTCGATCCGGTGATCGCGCTGCTCGACCAGAAGGGTGCCACCACGCGCACGGTGCTGGTCTCGTTCTCCGACGACGTGGTGCAAGAGATCCGAGAGAAGCGCCCGGACATCCTCACCGGCATGGGCGTCGGCGAGATGCTCGCGCTGAATGCTCTGAGCGACGAGACCGAGCAGGACTACGAGCCGCCCACGCGCATCGTGCAGCCGCCGGCGAGCGCGGTGAACGCAGAGCTGATGGCCCGGGCCGAGCGCCTGGGCCTTCGCATCCACGTCTGGACCGTGAACGACCGCCCGGAGATGGAGGCGCTGCTCGACATCGGCGTCCACGGCATCATGACGGACGATCCGGCGCTCCTGGGCCAGGTGCTCTCCGAGCGCTGA
- a CDS encoding sigma-70 family RNA polymerase sigma factor: MSPGGFPTTRHSQVLAARSDDSAERARSYQVLTLAYYRPVYKYTRLHWRKPEDDAREITHDFFVYAFESGTFARYEPDKARFRSFLRLCLDRFIGKRHRSARAEKRGGGLPALSLAFDDLEREIERTVPSEAVDPERFFETEWARYLLSSSVEALRRECSEKKRTQHFAVFERIDLCPDPSARPSYAEVAEALGVSVSDVTNRLSFARRELRRLVIDQLREITASDEELRAEAQAVLGIRV, encoded by the coding sequence ATGAGCCCGGGAGGCTTCCCCACCACGCGGCACTCGCAGGTCTTGGCGGCGCGGAGCGACGACTCCGCGGAGCGAGCGCGTTCGTACCAGGTCTTGACCCTGGCCTACTACCGGCCCGTCTACAAGTACACGCGCCTGCACTGGAGGAAGCCGGAGGACGACGCCAGGGAGATCACCCACGACTTCTTCGTCTACGCCTTCGAGTCTGGAACGTTCGCTCGATACGAGCCGGACAAGGCCCGCTTCCGCAGCTTCCTGCGCCTGTGCCTGGATCGCTTCATCGGCAAGCGCCACCGCAGCGCACGAGCGGAGAAGCGCGGCGGCGGGCTGCCGGCGCTCTCACTCGCCTTCGACGACCTGGAGCGCGAGATCGAGCGCACCGTTCCGAGCGAGGCCGTCGATCCGGAGCGTTTCTTCGAGACGGAGTGGGCGCGTTACCTCTTGTCGAGCAGCGTCGAGGCGCTGCGCCGGGAGTGTTCGGAGAAGAAGCGCACGCAGCATTTCGCCGTGTTCGAGCGCATCGACCTGTGCCCCGACCCGAGCGCGCGACCGAGCTACGCCGAGGTGGCAGAAGCGCTGGGCGTCTCGGTCAGCGACGTGACCAACCGCCTCTCGTTCGCGCGCCGCGAGCTCCGGCGCCTGGTGATCGATCAGCTGCGCGAGATCACGGCCAGCGACGAGGAGCTCCGCGCCGAGGCCCAAGCGGTGCTGGGGATCCGAGTGTGA